The following nucleotide sequence is from Vulpes lagopus strain Blue_001 chromosome 1, ASM1834538v1, whole genome shotgun sequence.
GGCACAGTGAGAGCAATGGGGCAGGCTCAGGATGCAGTACCATCTGAGGTGTCCCAGGGCTGACACAGGAGGgcaaagaaataacagaaacacTGGTGACAACCCTGTATCTGAGTCCGCTTGTCACTTTCCCGAGCCCCTTCCCTGTGAAGCCCAAAGGCccctgggcaggcaggagggcaggtACTCTGTTGCCCTCTTGGGACAGATGGAAAGTCAAGCGACTTTTCCTGAGGTTTAAAGACTGACAGAGCCAGGACAGAGACCAGGTCAGTGCTCTTCCTAGTTACTGTCTTCACGGGGGAGGTAGGAAAAGCTCCTATAGAAGAAGGTCAAGGTACATCAAGGGACCCCCAGAGACTTTCCAGATATCTGAAGAGAGGGTGTCActccccctctcctttccttATTAGAGGTAGAGCAACTTTCCTCACTGCACCTGCCTACCGTACCTGCCCaccctcaaacacacacacatcacatgtGCAaatccaagaccagatggctaAGACTTCTTcggaaggagggaagggacaggtaagagaaaaaaaggggggggggttgctgCAGTCCAGTCTTCATGGAATCCTGACTTAACTTCCTTATTATTCCTGTTTCCCTCACCCCCCATCTTTCAAGCTTAAGTGTCCAACCACAGAAGCTCACAACTAAAAGAAACCATGAGGACTCTTCAATCTAAACCTTATCATTCCACACCCTGGGGACCGTGTAGACAGAGTAAGGAGCATGGCCCTACTGTCAGGCAGGCCTGGGTGCAAAGTCTGACCCTCTCACTCAGCACCCATGTAACCTTGTGCAGGTTACTTagcatctctgtgcctcagtttgctcactgtaaaatggagatgataaggGTCACAGTGACCGGCAGGTGCCAAGCTATCAAGAAGTATGGACCACTCTCACGAACTTTCCCAAAGTACTGGGACAGCCAGTGGGAAGCTGGCCTCTGCAAGGAGCCGCCTTGGAACATAAAATGCAAGAACCAGAGGGATCTATGAGGATATTTAACTCACCCTAGTTCTcacttggggaaactgaggctcttcCCAATTCAGCAAGGAAAAGCCTTGGGTATTCAATCCAGGTTGGGGAGGGGATCCAATTATTTCTCAATCTCAGTGCATTCTGGAACGGCCAATTTGTCCACGTCACTGTGACCTAGGAACACGCGCATAGAACCCACAACTGCTGGCCTCTGTGCACAGAACAGCTGTTCACCCCAggaaatcaactttttttttttttttttgttaagaaaagctggaaagttattttaaaacagagagagaggtagctCATCCTAAAATAGCTGTAATGCAAAAGTTCATTGTTCAACAATCCCTTTTGCTTACAGTGCAAAAAAGCgaagaactttaaaaagttaaataatgcaAAGTTTGAGAAGGGAGGGGtttaatgagaagaaaacaagaaaacgtTTGCCAGGAAATTTGTGACTCTGTGGCTTTTTATGAATGGGGAGGCCTCACCGCACCCACACTATAAAAGGGGGACACAGTAGGTGAAGGTCTACACATCAGGGGCTTGCTCTTGCAAAACCAAACCACAAGGCCGACTCTTCAGAAGGCAGAGCTTCGCCATGCCCAGCCCAGCACTGCTCTGTTGCTGCCTGGTCCTCCTGGCCGGGGTGGGAGCCAGCCGACACCAGAGCACCCTATCTGAGGACGACTGCACCCACTTCCCAGCCAGCCTGCCCCACATGCTCCGAGAGCTCCGAGCTGCCTTCGGGAGGGTGAAGACTTTCTTTGTGAGTATGATGccttcctgtccttccttccttgctggcACTGCCTCCACCAGGCATCCTGCTAGAGCTCTAAGAATCCTCCTTCTTGTCCACCTCCCTCTCCAGCATTCACTTCCCTCAaacttaaattcttaaaagagTCCCAGGTCAAGCCATAGGTTCAGTGAGTTAAGCTAAGCCCGGGTGATGCAGCAAATGTGCAGAAAATGCCACCTCCCGGGGAGATGCACTAGGACTCCTATGCTTagcaacttttttaaagattcctctGGAGCTCAGTTGGCTGGGAGAAGTCATGAAGGGTCTGCCTGAAGGTGACAATGCACTCCCCATCCCTTGTGGGGGGAAAACATATAGGGTCTCCGGGGAGCACATTTCCAGAACCTGGAAGCCTGCTGGTTTGGGAAAGCGCCTTGCAGGGGGGGAAGCCTGCATTAGGAGATGCTTCCCACCTCCAGACAGCTTTCAAAGCTGCAGCTGGGGGTCTGcagcagggagaaagaaaagccagGACCACCGAGGGGTGGGTGGGCCCGGGTGGACCCTTCCAACCTGATCGGGCTCTGCAGAGAGGACACCGGCACCCAGGCAAGCTTCTCGTGGTTCCAACGCCCGgcagccttttttaaaaaaaacaactggatCCTCAGGGAAAGGACCCGATTGAACTAAGGGTTCCAGCGCTATTGAATGTCCTGTGTTGAAAATCTCCTTTCCATTTTTGGGGCCAGGCTGCGCTGATGAAACATCAGAAGCTCTATAAATAAGAGGGAGTCGGAAAAGACATTTCCTCCatcctcctgctcattctcctTTTGTTCTTCTTGCAGCAAATGAAGGACAAGCTGGACAACATACTGCTGACCGGGTCCCTGCTGGAGGACTTTAAGGTGAGAGCCCGGCTGGGTGTGCGGGAGGGGAGGCAGCAGCGTGACTCAGAGCAGGGAGGCCGCTGCTGGGAGCTGGGTCCGCTTCCTTTGCTTTGAAAAGGAGAAGTGGAAAGATCTTAACTCAGCACACAGCCAAAGGGCTGTCCTGGGGGGAGGTGGCTGGTTAAGAAAGGTCCCTGGGGACAAAGCTGTCCTCTCAAGctagggcagcagctcttcctcccagtcaccccccctcccccccaaacgCTCTTGCCCTTAGGGTTACCTGGGTTGCCAAGCCCTGTCGGAGATGATCCAGTTTTACTTGGAGGAGGTGATGCCCCAGGCTGAGAACCACGACCCAGACATCAAGGACCACGTGAACTCCCTGGGGGAGAAGCTCAAGACCCTCAGGCTGAGGCTGCGACGCTGTGTGAGTGCAGAATTCTTCCCCTGCGGCTGGTGGCTCCCCGGCCTTCCAGAACCTCCGCTCAGAGCCAGGGCAGGCGGGCAGCGGCTGGAGCTCCATCGCTTGCTCATTGCTCTCTCTGAGCGAGGAGTGGGGGAGGCGGCGAGGCATTTACATGTTTGCAAACAGCTTTCCTGTTATTTGTGAGTCATTTGTGGGTTATTAGCTACTCGCCTCTCCCTCGGTGAAAGGGGCCCCGCGCTTCAGTCGGGGTTCCTCTGTCCCCTGTGGACCCTGCAAAAGGGGCCGGCAGGCAGGGTCCCGTGGAGAAGAAACCCCACTTCCCCCTCAGCCTCCACCTTTTGAAGGCAGAGCTCTGGAGCGGGGCATTGTAGGGCCAGGGGGCCCCTCGCCCCCAGACTGCAGTGGGGTCTGCAAAGGATTCCCCACTGGACCGACCCCGGCCGCTCCCCCCCCTTCTCCAAGGGGGGAAGGAGCTGGTCTGGTTTGTAGGACGGGCCCACCAAAGGCCTTGGTCTGCATGCCCGCGCTGCACCTCCAGTGCTCCGGGACCCACAAAGGGTGCTGGTGGCTAGAGCCCACGAGGAGGAGGGACTGGGAAGCGGGAGGGGACAGCGCACTGGCTCAGCATTTGTCACTGGGGAGGAGGCTCCAAGCTCCAGCTCCCGGGCTTTCATGCAAGCTTTGCAAAGCTCGCAGAGTGGCTTCTGGAGAAGCACTTGTCACCTTCCTGGGCTGTTTATTCTCTGTCTAGTGGGCAAGGGTGACGCAGGGCTCAGGGCTCCCGAAGGAGCTGCCGGGGGGCCTTGGGGGGGGTTAGGTATCCAAGATGAGTCTGGGCCCTTCTTCAGGTCCCCAGCTGTCCCCCAAGTGCCGGGGACACGGGAGCTGGGAGCCGTGGCATTAACACTTTCCCTTTCCCCCCACAGCACCGATTTCTGCCCTGTGAGAATAAGAGCAAGGCGGTGGAGCAGGTGAAGAGCGCGTTTAGTAAGGTGAGTGGCTGCCCCAGGGGCTGGCGCCGCCTTGTCCCCGGCCAGGCGCAAGTGCCCAGCTACGCTGTCCTCCCCCCCAGGGGCTGTGGGAACCGGCGGCCCGTGTGAGCGAGGAGTTGCTGCCTCgcttctatttgttttctgtgaagTGTCTTTGGGGCTTTCGAAATGACTGTTCCCCGCTTTGCAGGCCTGTGGGCTGAGCCAGATGCTGGCGAGAGtgacaaaggaaacagaaaggagcCTGTTGGGAATCTAGGCTAGAGCCACACGTGCCGGAAGGCAGCACGCGAGGGTGCACACACACCCGGGGCTTCGGCCTGGGCGCCCCAAAACTCTGAGCAGGAGGCAGCCCCCCGCCGGCGATCGGTCAGGCCCTACTCCCTTTCCAACTGCCGTTCACACCTGCCGGGCTGCCTCCGAACGTGGGCTCTCAGATCAAGTGGGGTTTCACGCGTCCCACTGTCCGCGACCCCCCGCACCCCCCTTCCCAGAACCAGGCGGCCTCCGCCCTCTGCGGGGCTGAGCCCCGGCTACAGGCCTGGGCCCGGGCAGGGCCTGCTCCCCCCGCCGATGGACGAGCATAACCATCAAAGGGTCCTTTCCTCCCCTCACTGTCCCATTTTCAACGTGGTTCCTCTACTGTCTTTTCTCCAAATTCTGAATAAGCGTCATGTGAGCACACGACCTTTAAAACTGTTAAGGCATCAATTTTAAATTGCTAAGGACTGCGCTCTACAAAGTGACGGTTCCTCTTGCCACTCTCTAGCCACCCTTTTTAGGCCAATGCCACGTCGCCTCTCCCAAGGCGCTGGGTGCACCCTCGGGTTGCCTGGGTCCATCCTTCACCTGCCCACACACGAGAGCCAGTGTGGCAcccggggccccgggatcacacctaCCCAAGTCAGGGACCCATCTgggccccagggtcacacccACCCAAGTCAGGGACCCATCCGGGCCCCTGGGTCACACCCACCCAAGCCAGGGACCCGTCTATCCACTCAGATGGGGCTTTCACGTCACGTTTCCTATCTCCCTACACAGCTCCAGGAGAAAGGTGTCTACAAAGCCATGAGTGAGTTTGACATCTTCATCAACTACATAGAAACCTACATGACAATGAGGATGAAAATCTGAAACGTGCTGGAGAACCAAACACCCAGGATGGCAACTCTTCTCGACTCTAGGACATGAATTGGACATCTGCAAAATCCCATCCCGGGATGTGGGAGAGCCGACCAACTCCTTGGAGAACCCCGTCATACCTCTCTCTTAGAATATTTATTACCTCTGATACCTCAATTCCCATTCGTATTTATTTACTGAGCTTCTCTGTGAACTACTTAGAAAGAAGcccaatattataattttttttcagtatttatttttttcacctctgTGTAAGCTGTTCTCATAGGGTGATACCCTATGGTATTTgagtattttaagagaaattgtaagttatataagaaaaaaagtgtttcttgGGGAGCCTACCGAAGCTTCCATTCCAAGCCTGACCATACTGTATAGCTGTGGAGCTATTTTCCCTGACCTCCCTATAATTTCTCTTGTCCCAGGGTCTGGGGCTCCTAGATTGTTATTAAGACTCTTATCCTCTCAGGAAGGGTAAGATAATTAATATTCCAGTGGCTCAGAGGGATTCCCTTGACCTCATTCCCCAACCACTTCATTCTTGAAAGCTGTGGCCTGCTTGTTATTTATAACAACCTAAAGTTGGTTCTAATAGAACTCAGTTTTAACTAGAAGCAATTTAATTCCTCTGGGAATGTTACATTGTTTGTCTGTTTTCAtagcagattttaatttttaataaataagtgaatcaTTAAAATCATGTTACGGTGTCAGTTGACTTCTGTGTGACTACAATTGCTCCGTCAACATTTCCAAGATAGAAGAAAGCAGATAAATGAATTCTGCATTCCAGGGAAAGACAGCCAGCTACCCTCTCTCCCCAAGAAGAGGTAAGCTCCAAATCTGATCAGAGGCGAAGACTGTATTTTCACTTCAAAAGCCGATAGCACGGACGGCCATAGTCTTCCTATAAACTCAGTCCTTTAAGACATTATCCTTAAACTCTAAAAGATCATGCTGGTTTTCAAGACTAAGGTTGAGGTTCTTAGGGTACCAGCATTAGAAAGACAGGGAGACGACTTTTCTagtgtttctttgtctttgtttctttgagGGTATGGCCTgggggctttttttgttgttgttgtgttctgggtttttgtttgtttacttgcttattttggcctgttttgctttgtctttgctTCTTCAAGCCCCAAAGGTGAATCCTAATTTACCTGGGCTGTTGTGAAAATTCAGATGAGGAGCTAACATGGAGATGATCCGTAGAAGTGTTTGGTTGTTATTGATACGCACACCCCAAAACTCCTACCAAATTCTCCTGGAGCTGAGATCAGAGGCCCGCCCAGTGGAGTAGAACACAAACAGATGAGCCCACTTGATAGAACACCCAAGGATCCAAGTGCTGTCatgccctctgctccctccttcaGCCACCAGAGAAATACGAGATTGGCTTCTGACTGCGGTCTGTTGGGAGGGGCACAGTGGCTGGGGAAGCCCTACTCAGGGCCCCGTGacttggaggagagagagggaaactgGTCTGAGTAAACACAGATCACCCGCACACTctgcccaggcagccctggtctgggggaggctgggggctaACAGGCTGTGGTCAGTTTTTCAGTAAGACCTGACTCACTTCAGTTAAAGTAACCATAGGAAGGAAGTGGGAAGCATCAAAGCTGAAATTCTGAGATGAAAGGTTAAGGTTAAGAAAGGAGGCAAGCAGAAAATCTGAGGCTCTCTACGCCAAGGCTGTCTACACTGGAGAAGCCGTGAGGTTTGAGGCCGTTAGGGTTCTCTGTTGGGCAATGCGTACTAACTTAAGGTTGAGGTTGGCACCTCAGGTGAAGGAAGTGGGCATCTGAAACCAAGACACAGAAGCTCACCTAGAGAAGCCACACAGCCGATGAGATGTTGACAACAGTCAcagtttactgagcacttattttGAGCCAGTCGGTGCTAGTTCTGTACATGTCAGCCATAGGGTATGGGATTATTATTGTGGTCTCCTGTAAGAGGGAGCAGATGCTCAGACATGAGGGTATGGCCTGGCCCCGTGGGTGTAGGGAGAATGGAGAActgagaaaactataaaatgcctctcctttttcccctcgGTATTAATTATCTGGTGATGTCCCCCAAGTTTAGCAGCTTAAAGCAACACACGTTTTTGTCTtcttctgtgggtcaggaatctgagAGTGACAACTGTGGGTTCTGGTTCAGGGTCTCTAATGAGGTTGCAGGCAAAATGACAGCCAGGGCTGCAGTCATCCGAAGCTTGGCTGGGGCTGGACAAGTCTCATCCAATATGGCACACCTACGTGGCTGTTGGCAAGATGCCTTGGCTTCTTGCTGCATGGGCCTTTCTGTAGGGCTTCTTGAATGTCTTCGCCACACAGCAGCTGTCTTCCCCAGGGCCAATgatctgagagagagcaaggaggaagTCACGGTATCTTTTTGACCTAATCTCAGAAATCTCACACTTCTGGCAcattctgtttgttagaagagAGTTGGCAAGTATAGCCCATATTGAAGGGGAGATAAAGTAGCATCCACCTTTTGAAGGGAGGAGTCTCAAAGAGTCGGTGCACATATTTTTTC
It contains:
- the IL10 gene encoding interleukin-10 yields the protein MPSPALLCCCLVLLAGVGASRHQSTLSEDDCTHFPASLPHMLRELRAAFGRVKTFFQMKDKLDNILLTGSLLEDFKGYLGCQALSEMIQFYLEEVMPQAENHDPDIKDHVNSLGEKLKTLRLRLRRCHRFLPCENKSKAVEQVKSAFSKLQEKGVYKAMSEFDIFINYIETYMTMRMKI